A window of the Polypterus senegalus isolate Bchr_013 chromosome 4, ASM1683550v1, whole genome shotgun sequence genome harbors these coding sequences:
- the LOC120527342 gene encoding prostaglandin E2 receptor EP4 subtype-like, protein MLLRSPSQLVHQVQQVTMDGSNATSYSPGSNMDPTIPVIMFIFGVVGNMIAIVVLCKSRKEQKETTFYTLVCGLAVTDLLGTILVSPVTIATYVKGTWPGGDALCQYFAFILLLFGLAGFSIICAMSIERYMAINHAYFYNHYVDKKLAVLTLIAIYVSNVLFCALPSMGFGKAVKQYPDTWCFVDWRSNVSTHAAFSYMYAGFSSFLILVTVVCNILVCGALVRMHRKFVRRTSLGTDPGRIAEFRRRRSFSRLAGAEIQMVILLIATSAVVLICSIPLVVQLFVNQLYQPPVVKEVIKNPDLQAIRIASVNPILDPWVYILLRKTVVLKLIEKIKCLFCRIGGGRRPSRSDFNCIDSQRSSVLSRESPSIVSRELREVSSTSQTLLYLPENSENLVGSCRSDSGTGDLGSSMDSASFRTLKGSGSSEGQASDVESFSDMNSLTCLSNVSNSSPSFEKDHSLHVTFTDEMLNLPERSI, encoded by the exons ATGTTACTTCGTTCTCCTTCACAGCTCGTTCACCAGGTACAGCAAGTAACAATGGATGGCAGTAACGCTACAAGCTACTCTCCCGGTTCCAACATGGATCCCACCATCCCGgtgattatgtttatttttggggTGGTTGGCAACATGATCGCCATAGTCGTCCTTTGCAAATCGAGGAAAGAGCAGAAGGAGACCACGTTTTACACGTTGGTGTGTGGGCTCGCAGTTACTGACTTACTGGGCACCATTCTGGTAAGCCCGGTTACCATCGCCACTTACGTGAAAGGCACCTGGCCAGGTGGAGACGCGCTGTGCCAGTACTTCGCGTTCATCCTCCTCCTCTTTGGACTTGCCGGATTCAGCATCATATGCGCCATGTCCATAGAGAGGTACATGGCAATCAATCACGCCTATTTCTACAACCACTATGTCGACAAGAAGCTGGCAGTTTTAACGCTGATAGCGATCTACGTTTCCAACGTGCTGTTCTGCGCTCTACCGAGTATGGGATTCGGAAAAGCGGTGAAGCAATACCCGGACACTTGGTGCTTTGTGGACTGGAGGAGTAACGTGAGCACCCACGCCGCTTTCTCCTACATGTACGCGGGCTTCAGCTCTTTTTTAATTCTGGTCACCGTGGTGTGCAACATCCTCGTGTGCGGGGCTCTTGTTAGGATGCATAGGAAGTTTGTGCGCAGGACATCCCTGGGAACGGATCCCGGCAGAATCGCAGAGTTTCGGAGAAGGAGAAGCTTTAGTCGCCTGGCTGGAGCAGAAATCCAGATGGTGATCCTCCTCATCGCGACGTCTGCGGTTGTGCTCATCTGCTCCATACCTTTAGTG GTACAACTCTTTGTGAACCAACTCTACCAGCCCCCAGTGGTCAAAGAAGTGATCAAAAATCCAGATCTTCAGGCCATCCGTATTGCCTCGGTTAATCCAATATTGGACCCGTGGGTGTACATCCTGCTGAGGAAGACTGTAGTACTAAAACTCATTGAGAAAATCAAATGTCTTTTCTGTCGAATTGGAGGAGGACGACGACCTTCCCGAAGTGACTTTAACTGCATTGACAGCCAGCGGTCTTCTGTGCTGTCCCGGGAATCCCCATCCATTGTATCCCGGGAGCTCAGGGAGGTCAGCAGCACCTCTCAGACATTGTTATACCTTCCGGAGAACAGCGAGAATTTAGTTGGCAGCTGCCGGTCAGACAGTGGGACAGGAGATCTGGGCAGCTCCATGGACAGTGCCTCTTTCAGGACTTTGAAGGGCTCTGGATCTTCAGAAGGTCAGGCCTCAGACGTTGAGTCTTTCAGTGACATGAACAGTTTGACTTGTCTGTCAAATGTTAGTAACTCTTCCCCATCCTTTGAAAAGGATCACTCCCTGCATGTGACCTTCACCGATGAAATGTTGAATTTGCCAGAGAGGAGTATATAG